CCGATGGCGCGGATGATGCCGGCGCGCAGGTCGTCGCGCCCGCCGACGTAGTCGATCACCTCGTCGGTCACCGGATCGAGGAACATGCCGTTGATGGTGAAGTCGCGCCGCGCGGCGTCTTCCGTCGCCGAACTGAAACGGACACTCGCCGGGCGCCGGCCGTCGACGTAGGCGGCATCGGCGCGGAAGGTCGCGACCTCGAACGGCTGGCCTTCGAGCACCACCAGCACGACACCGAACTGGACGCCGACCGGCACCGTCCGCTCGAACAAGCCTTGCACAGTCTCGGCCGGCGCGTCGGTGGCGACGTCGAAGTCGTTCGGTTCGTGCCCGAGCAAACGATCGCGCACGCAGCCGCCGGCGAGGTACGCCGTGAAGCCCGCCTCACGCAGCCGCGTCGCAATCGAGCGGGCGAGAATTTCCTTGTGGCTCATGAGCACGCTCACGATTCACGACTCACGATTCACGCCTTACGCCTACGTCGGATTGCCGCCGTCGGCGAGCAACGGCTTCTCGAACAACTGCGGCGGAAACTGATTGTTGAAGTGAACGTCCTCAACGAGCTGCTCCACCACCATGTTGCCGACGATCGCGCCCTCGGCGTCGGCCGGGAAGAATTGCCGCCGCCGTTCCTTCCGAATGCCGCCGCAGTCTTGATAGTCGAGCCACTTGCCGACCCACAAGCTGTGCGTCAGAAACGATGCCGTGATGTGCCCGAGCACGTGATCGATCAAGCCGGACTGCGGATCGAGCGAGATCACGAACCAATCGCCCGGCGCTTCGGGGGCGCCGTCATCGAGCGTGACCTTGAGCCGTTGCCAGCGCGTGTCGCCGTCGCGCTGCTCGCCGAGGTCGGTGATTGTCACCGGCAACTCGGCGAGACTGAACGGAAGCGAGAACCAGAAAATGTTGCCGACCATGTTGAAGCGCGACAGCGCCAGACGCGCCGGTTCGCGAATCGGCGCGCCGTCGCGCAGCATCCACGCATCCTTGCCGTCGAAGCCAAGCGTGACCGGCTGCGGCAGGCCGAGCGATTCGTAGCGCACGCGCGGGCCTTGGTGCAGCGGAGACTTGTGGATGCCGATGCTCTCTGACGAAATATTTCCCACCGGATCGTAGAGCGTAAACGTGGTCACGAAGGCGACATCGCGCACGGCGAGCCAACGATCCCAGCCGCCGGCGGCGTCGATGGCGCGTTGCAGCAGCACGCCGGCGCTACCCGCCGGCAGACGCAGCGGTGGCGCGTCGTTGGTCCGTTCACAGGCAACGCAACTGAGCAGCAGGACCGCCACTACCGACGTAGGTCGCATACCGTTTGTCCGCGAGTCGCGTGTTCGATTATGGGCACGCTCCGGTTTTGTCAACGCGGCACGCCCGGGCGGCTTTGCACAAACGGAAGCGTCAACCTCATTCCTCTCGTCATTCCGGCGAAAACCGGAATCCATCCGATCCCCACACCCCAACCTGGATACCGGCTTTCGCCGGTATGACGGACACGCCGATGTGATCTCGTGTGCAAAGCCCCCGCGGGCAATCCCGGCAGATCACGCTACGGCCGTCGCAGTTTACGGCTGTCGCCAACGCGCAGGGTGAAGCCGGTGCGGTCAAAGTAGTCGAGCAGGGCGATCGAGAACTTGCGGCTGGCGTTGATGAGATCGCGAAAGGTGGCCGCGGTGATCTCGCCGTGCGCGATCACGTAGTCACGCAGTAGACCGCGGGCGCGTTCGAGCGCTGCCGCCGCGTAGTACAAGTCGGGCGCAATGCGCTGCACACGGCCTTCGCGTTCGAGTTGCTGCAACAAATCGTTCAAGCGTGCGCGCGGCACGGCCAGCGCGGTCTCGATCTGCTTGAGATCCGGCGGGGTCAGGCCGCCGTCGCGCAACAATGTCTCGGCGCGACTTGCGAGCGCTTGATCGGCGCCGCCCAGCGCGACGCGGTGCGCGGGTAAGCGAAGGACACTCTCGTCGCGCACCAGCAACTTGTCGGCAATGATCCGGTCGAGCGCGGCGCGAAAAATCTTCGGCGAGAGATCCGGCGCCACGCGCGTGCGGACCGACTCCATCTCGATGCCGGGTGCGAGCGGCGTCGCACGATGGCACTCGATCACGGCGTCGATGGTCGCTTGCCGCACGCGCTGCCACTTGGCGCTATTGGTGACTGCCTCCGGCGCTTCAACCTCGGGCAGGACCACCAGCCCTGAATCGGAACGCAGGACGGCGCGTAGGCGCTCGGGCGACAGGTGCGCGGCTTGCAGCAGCAGATCCGGCGCCATCGCCACGCCGGTATCCAATGCGATCACCGCCTCGACGACCGCATCGTCGCTGGTTGCGTGATGCAGTGCCGTGACGGCTGCCAACACGGTCGGATCATTGCGACGGTGGCGCGGGGCAAAGGCGTGGACCACCACGCCGCCTCCAATCGTCCGCTGCGACGCCTCGTCGCGCAGCACGAAGCGGTCGCCGCGCAGTGCCGCCACCGGCTCGCGCAACACCAGTTGCGCATACGATGACGTGCCTGCGGCCAACTCGCTGCGCGCATCGAGCAGCACGAGCTTGCCGATCACGTCGGCGGTGCCGACGAACAGGCGAATTGCACCATGCGTTGCGACCGCTCGGCGCGCGCCCGGACGCAGCTCGACCCACGCATCGAGGCGATCGCTGGCGCGATCGAGCGCCGGGCTGCAGGCGACATGGCCGCGCACAACTTCGGTGCGTTCGACGCCGCTGAGGTTGAGCGCCACGCGCTGGCCCGCATGACCCTCGCGCACGAGGTCGTTGTGCACGTGAACCGAACGCACGCGCGCGGTCTCACCCCCCGGCAGAATGCGGATGGTGTCACCTTCGCGCACGGTCCCAGAAGTCGCGGTGCCGGTAACAACCACGCCGTGGCCGTGCAGCACAAAGGCACGATCGATCGGCAGGCGAAAGAATCCCGGGCGCTCGGCGCGGGCGTAGGTGCCGAGCCGCTCCGCGATTGCCGCGCGCAGCGCCGCAACGCCTTCGCCCGTCACCGACGAAACCGGAAGCATCGGCGCGTCTTCCAGCGCCGTGCCGGCGAGCAGGACTTCGATTTCCTCCTTCACCGCGGCGAGACGCGCGGCGTCGACCAGATCGATCTTGGTAATCGCGACGACGCCGCTGCGCGTGCCGAGCAAGTGGAGGATATCGACGTGCTCCTCGGTTTGCGGCATCACGCCGTCATCGGCCGCGACTACCAACAACGCGAGATCGATCCCGTGCGCGCCGGCGAGCATGTTGCGGATGAAGCGCTCGTGCCCCGGCACGTCGACGATGCCGACGCGCACGCCGCCGTCGAGGTCGAGGTGCGCAAAGCCGAGGTCGATCGAGATGCCGCGCTCCTTCTCTTCCTTGAGGCGATCGGTGTCCAGGCCGGTGAGTGCCTTGATGAGCGCGGTCTTGCCGTGATCGATGTGGCCAGCGGTGCCGACAATCGCGTGGAGGCTCATGCGTTGGGCACGAGATCGCTGGCGTGTTCGATCGTACGCACGTCGAGCAGGA
This region of Deltaproteobacteria bacterium genomic DNA includes:
- the selB gene encoding selenocysteine-specific translation elongation factor; protein product: MSLHAIVGTAGHIDHGKTALIKALTGLDTDRLKEEKERGISIDLGFAHLDLDGGVRVGIVDVPGHERFIRNMLAGAHGIDLALLVVAADDGVMPQTEEHVDILHLLGTRSGVVAITKIDLVDAARLAAVKEEIEVLLAGTALEDAPMLPVSSVTGEGVAALRAAIAERLGTYARAERPGFFRLPIDRAFVLHGHGVVVTGTATSGTVREGDTIRILPGGETARVRSVHVHNDLVREGHAGQRVALNLSGVERTEVVRGHVACSPALDRASDRLDAWVELRPGARRAVATHGAIRLFVGTADVIGKLVLLDARSELAAGTSSYAQLVLREPVAALRGDRFVLRDEASQRTIGGGVVVHAFAPRHRRNDPTVLAAVTALHHATSDDAVVEAVIALDTGVAMAPDLLLQAAHLSPERLRAVLRSDSGLVVLPEVEAPEAVTNSAKWQRVRQATIDAVIECHRATPLAPGIEMESVRTRVAPDLSPKIFRAALDRIIADKLLVRDESVLRLPAHRVALGGADQALASRAETLLRDGGLTPPDLKQIETALAVPRARLNDLLQQLEREGRVQRIAPDLYYAAAALERARGLLRDYVIAHGEITAATFRDLINASRKFSIALLDYFDRTGFTLRVGDSRKLRRP